GGCGAAAAATATAGCAACAAAACAAGGTACCCAGCAGAGCTTTATGAAAAGTATCAACACTTAGATAAAATAGGGACCTATAAAGATTCATTATTTGCATTTATGGAAATAGATCTAAAGCATAGTCAAATAAATGTAGAAGGTGTTCAAAGTGAATGGATTTCGCCTTCGCCAGATGAATTAAATGTCCCTAAGCAAGTTTACGGAATGCAAAACTCTGCTGAAATTTCAAACAGAGTTTTGAACCTAGAGTAGCTAATATTCCCCCTAACAGAGTCTCGCCAAAGCGGACTCTGCTAATCAAAATCGGAAAAAGCGTTCACATTTAATTGCTAAGAAGAAAGATTTCCGTTTACCTTTCTCCCCACAAATCGTATAACCGAACCTTTCCCTATATGATAGTTGCCCTCGTTTAATTCTATTTCTCGCTCTTCTAGTAATAGCACTTCATAGTTTTTGAAGTCGCTACTAATTTCTTCCTTTGAAAAAAGGGTGTCTATATTATTTGGCCCACCTACTTTTGGGTTTTGCTTTCTGAAATCCAAATGCTTTTTGCTAAAAGCTTCAAAAATCACATGCCCTCCTACTTTCAAGTATTGGTCCAGTTTCTTATGTAAAGCCGACTTCTTATCCGCTCCAAAGTGAGCATAAATAAGACCAATGGCATCAAAAGAGGCTTTATCAAAGTTTAATGCCTCTAAATCACCAACTAAATAGTTTAGATCCACACCCTGCTCTTTGGCCAGTTTTAAAGCCTTCGTTTTTCCTTCCTCACTTAAATCTAGGGAGGTCACCTTCCAACCTTCCATAGCAGCAAAAACGCCATTTCGGCCTTCACCATCTGCAGGCATTAAAATAGTACCTGCTTCAAATTTTGGTAACCACTCTTTAAAAAACACATTTGGTTCTTTGCCATAAGCAAAATCTCCTTCGCTATATCTAGCATCCCATTTCTCTTTCATAAAATTTTAAATATCTATGAGTTTATAACAAACCGTTCATTAAAAAAGTGCTAAACTTTTTGGCTTTCAAAACGAGTTCAAGTTTGATAATGGGCGGAGTTTATTGAATAGTTACCGTATTTTGCACGAAGTGTTTTTTCTCCCACTCCAACTACCCAACATGCAAACCCAAAACTCCATCATCTCAGAAATTTTTATGACCATTTCTTTTTCTGCAGATGAAATCAAACTTGTTGAGAGTAAATTCGAGAAAATTACCCTCGAAAAAGGTGCAACGCTTTTAAATGCGGGTAAAACAGTAAACCATCAATACTTCATTGCTAGCGGCTGTTTAAGAACTTATTTCATAGATAATTCGGGCAAAGAACACACCATACAATTTGCCATTAAAGACTGGTGGATAAGCGACTATACGGCTTTCTTTACCAGTTCCACCGCCATCATGACCATAGACTGTATTCAAGATGCCGTGGTATATAAAGTCTCCAAAGAAGCTATGGATGGTTTGTACCTTAAAATTCCGTCTTTAGAGACCTTCTTCAGAAAGAAAATGGAAGGAGCCTTCGCCAGTTTTCAAAAAAGGATTTTGGGCAGTTTGTCACAATCCGCCAAAGAGCGATACACCTCTTTTATTAGCACCTACCCCAACATTGAACAGAGCGTAAAAAACTATCACATCGCTTCATACTTAGGCATTACCACAGAAAGCTTGAGTAGAATTAGAAAAGAAATTTCTCAAGACTGAGTTTCTTACCATACATCAATTTTTCCCTGATTCTATTGCCATAGTTTTGTAAAACCAATTCGAAACGGATTGAAATCAAAGAACAAAACAATGAAGCATTTACTAGTATCACTTGCCGTAATTATTGGATTAACATCTTGTAATAACCAAGCAGAAGAACAACAAACAGAAGAATCAACAACATTAAAAACAGAGAAAATGAAAAAGGTATTATTTGTATTAACCAGTCACGAAGATTTAGGAAACACAGGAGAAAAAACAGGTTTTTGGATTGAAGAATTTGCTGCCCCTTACTATCTTTTAAAAGACAAAGGCATCGAAATTACTTTGGCATCACCTAAAGGCGGCCAACCACCAATTGACCCGAAAAGTAATGAGCCAGATTTTCAAACGCCTGCCACAGTAAGGTTTAATGATGATAAGGCAACGCAAGAGGTTTTGTCTAAAACAATAAAATTAGAAGACATAAATCAGGCAGATTATGATGCGGTATTTTATCCAGGAGGTCACGGACCTTTATGGGATTTAGCCGAAGACAAAAACTCAATAGCTTTAATAGAAAGTTTTTATACTAATAATAAACCTGTGGCTGCAGTTTGTCATGCTCCTGCTATTTTTAAGCATACCAAAAACACTGATGGTACCCCTCTAGTTAATGGAAAGAAGGTAACAGGCTTTACAAATGGTGAAGAAGATGCTGTCCAATTGACATCCATTGTACCATTTTTAGTAGAAGATATGCTAAAAAGTAATGGTGGTATTTACTCAAAAGGAGCAGATTGGGGCCCTTATGCCGTAGAAGACGGTTTATTAATTACGGGTCAAAACCCAGCATCATCTGAATTAGTAGCGGAAATGCTATTGGCGAAGTTAAAGTAAAGCTTGCTTTTCCAAAAGTTTATAAGTCATGGCGACTCGGATTTAACCCGAGTCGCCATTCTTTTTTACGAGATATGCTCTCATTTTGTTCCCAATAAAACTTAAAGAAGGCTAAATACCTTTATTTCCTTTGATAATAGGCTTTTTGAATAAAACAGGTATTTACAAACATGTAACTACTAATCCTTTTAGCATTATCTAAAATCCCTTAGATTAGATTTCTAATGAATTGTATATTAGCTACATCTCA
This sequence is a window from Arcticibacterium luteifluviistationis. Protein-coding genes within it:
- a CDS encoding class I SAM-dependent methyltransferase, whose product is MKEKWDARYSEGDFAYGKEPNVFFKEWLPKFEAGTILMPADGEGRNGVFAAMEGWKVTSLDLSEEGKTKALKLAKEQGVDLNYLVGDLEALNFDKASFDAIGLIYAHFGADKKSALHKKLDQYLKVGGHVIFEAFSKKHLDFRKQNPKVGGPNNIDTLFSKEEISSDFKNYEVLLLEEREIELNEGNYHIGKGSVIRFVGRKVNGNLSS
- a CDS encoding type 1 glutamine amidotransferase domain-containing protein — encoded protein: MKKVLFVLTSHEDLGNTGEKTGFWIEEFAAPYYLLKDKGIEITLASPKGGQPPIDPKSNEPDFQTPATVRFNDDKATQEVLSKTIKLEDINQADYDAVFYPGGHGPLWDLAEDKNSIALIESFYTNNKPVAAVCHAPAIFKHTKNTDGTPLVNGKKVTGFTNGEEDAVQLTSIVPFLVEDMLKSNGGIYSKGADWGPYAVEDGLLITGQNPASSELVAEMLLAKLK
- a CDS encoding Crp/Fnr family transcriptional regulator, translating into MQTQNSIISEIFMTISFSADEIKLVESKFEKITLEKGATLLNAGKTVNHQYFIASGCLRTYFIDNSGKEHTIQFAIKDWWISDYTAFFTSSTAIMTIDCIQDAVVYKVSKEAMDGLYLKIPSLETFFRKKMEGAFASFQKRILGSLSQSAKERYTSFISTYPNIEQSVKNYHIASYLGITTESLSRIRKEISQD